In Primulina huaijiensis isolate GDHJ02 chromosome 4, ASM1229523v2, whole genome shotgun sequence, the DNA window TACAGGTGACTGAAGATACTACTGATGTTGAGTCTGATGTTGTCAACACCGCTGACAACATAGAATTTTTGATAATGATGCGTATGACCAACAAAATTTGACGGCATTCTTCAAAGATCGATGACGGCTTGCTATAATTGTCAAGTTCTCCCCGACTGTCATCAATGCTATCATTGATGAATCTGGACCTATCTTGGTCAGCTACTGGTGTTGCCACTGGTGTTGGCAACACGACGTCCTCGTCCACTTCCCTCCCGATGGATTTGTCTTGCTCTCTACTTACAGGCCCAAAATTGACTTTGATCTACGGCACATTCAAAAGGCCAAAGAACTCATTGCTTACTACGTGGTTGAGTATAGTCTGCTTTTGGAAGTTGGCTTACATTCTGGCCAAAAAAGGGGAGCAGGAGGACAAAAAATACAAAGGAATGATGCTGAAGCATCTGGAGTTGCTGAGATTGAATGAATACTTATTCTCTGTctttaatgttgtttttgggTTGCTCTTATAGCTATTTGCGTGATTAATGAATTTCTCATTTGTATGTCTTCTTATGTTTTCAGGTGTTCTAATGATGGTGTTGACAACACTGTCAACAACACCAGTGCTCTAACATGTTTAATTCAGGAGGAGATGAGCTTTAACTCAGGGGAAGACATTCTTTAACTCAGGGGGAGCTTAACTGATTGAGATGCTTGTCAAGATTATCATTTTTGGATGTTTTGTCCAGAAAGGCAAAAAGGAGGAGATtaaaaggaatattttattcctttattattttgataaattgatattatcaatttatgattttgcctttctagattatttcttgatttatttttagattatgaaatttttcttgatttattccTATATAATAAGATCTTGGTTGATTTAtatctagatattatatgatttgttttttaatatgatttttatctccAAGATATTTTATCCTTGTTAAAAAGAGTTTTATATCTAATGAAAATCTTGTTTCCATATTTTGTAGGACTCTTCTATGGAATAACTTTTAGGTCAAAGCCATAATATAAAGATGTATAGCCTTACAGCCGTACAAGGTTTttgagagagagagaaaaaaagCTTTGGAGAAACAAGTGGGGTTGTAGAGAGAGAAGAAGCTTGAGTGGCAGAAAGGCTTAGAGAGAGAAGAGCTTTGGAGAGAGAGCGAAGCTAGACTCTTCGTGGAGACTTTTTTGTGATCTTTTGGAGAGTCTCCTTTCGTGGTTTTGAAGAGTGTTCTTTTGTGTCTTCGTGAGCTTTCTCGTGTGTGATCTCTACGTGGTTTTTCGTGGACTTAGTGCATAGTCTTTTTACAGAGATTACTGaagaatatttttaatgttgaaGACTTTGTGTAATTGATCAGTCACAGACTTTGCCGTGTTGTTGATTTGTGTTGCCAACACTCGAAGAATaacactgacgcagagtgttgatcgaagagtggtttcgtttggttttaagcaatacgtttttattttatgcatctagttttggtattggtttattttgatgcatgttaattccttggagtgtcaaggaatttagttttgttattctcactagtattgtttttggtgtaaacgatttacataattttcttgtgaattttttgccatgaggcatcgcacaagtattcgttcttgtgcataatttaaaaccggtgtttatttattaaagttatatttgtgtgttaataattaatttccacTGCCGTGTTGTGCGCTCGTGTTGACAACACCCGAGCACAACACTAACTTCTGATacacacaaatatatttatttcctaTACAACGTCCCTTACAGCAGTCAATTACAAAAACAGAATCATAGATATATACATTAATTAACAATGTTTCTGACTTTATACATTATAATTCGAATAAAGATTTATAAACTACCGATGAGCACTTCGACTGGTCCTATATTAATACATAATAATTCACAACCGACGAAAAATGCCCAGAAAATGTTGAAAAAGAGAACTGATTTGTCTTTTATTCGATATATTGATCATCTATATGAGCTATATTATGCTTTTTTAACATTTAAACTGATAGATAATCATACAAAACAAAGATTTTTTCGTAATTAATGACTACCATTGATCTTTTAATCAAGTACTGGATCGTGCTGATCTGGGCAGATAAACAATGGATTCCGACACGGCGCAGCCTCTCTTGCAAGAGCCATACATGCTTATGAATCCAAACCTGTCGCTCAGAGTCCTTGTAATGAAATTCTTGGAGCTTCCCTTCCAGAAATGGCCCAAATCTGTGCCATGATCATCCTTGGAACATTCCATTAGAGCCACGAGAAATGGATCATTCTTcgtggcggcggcggcggagacggagttcccGGCCGGAGGGAGAGGGAGGAGGCTCCTTGTTGATTTCGAATTCTTGTAGGATTCTTGGTACTTGGGGATTCCGGGCATCTTCTCCCAAGAAAATGGGATTCCTTTGAAATGGGGAGGGCTAATACATGGAGTAGTGTTAGTGATGCTGCTAAATGTTGCGAATGAAGGAATGTTCCGGCGGGCAGATGACGGTGGCCGGAATGTCGGAGCGGCTTCGGATTCGCCGGAGTGGATATGGACGTCGCTATGGTTGAATATTGTAGGAGTCGGAGCCATTGTTGATCTTGATCCAGAGGAGCTTGCCGGGGAGAGGCTTATACAACTTTTTCTCTGCTTTAGTGATGTTGTGGATAATATAAATGGAACCACGGATCTTAATTTTGGGTGCATAGTCCGTAAATTCTAATTAACATAATAATTTACAAATCATGTTAATCACATAAATTATATTAGTTAAGTCATGTACAGTAGATTTGTCCGAGAAAGTGTTTTTAGAGAAAATCGAACTTATAATattgaaaaatgttattttttaaaattatacaaatactacgtacttttttaaaaattaaaataaacaagGTAAGAGCTTCAAATTTAGTTATATTCACCATTAATTTATgatgtttttttaaatcatatttttgtaATAAATCTTCCATCAAATGattgcaattatatatttaaataaataaaaatataaattgaaaaaaacgaGTGTTTTTGACAAGtagtatataaaaataataataaattaataaacaaaTCGGAAGAAAAAACTAATACAAATGACAATGAAAAGCATGGAATATTGAATTGTATAAGCAATAAATTACGTACTTTTACAAGTTTGAAGCTCAACGAAATATCGAAACCATGTGAGACCTGGAGTTTGGATTGTTGCATGGGTGCAGATGGAAGTGGGATCCCAAGTTCGTGGAGAAGCGAACAAAGCAAAGAGACTTCTCTAGCACCAGTGGCGATGGCCCCGTGTTCAGCTTCAGTAGAAGAACGAGCCACAGAAGGCTGCTTTTTCCTACTCCGAGAGACGGGATTGGGGccaagaaaaacaatatacgCAATGGCGAAGCATTTATCATTAGGATTTCCAGCTCAATCGGAGTCGGTGAAGCCATCATGAAGAGACAATGAATCAGCGGGCGAATGTAAAACCCATAATCCAGAGAGCAATTGAGGTAGCGAAGTAGCCGTTTGACAGCGATGTTCAGAGGGTGGGTGAATAAACTGAGACAGCTGGTTGACCGCAGGAACGGAGGGGCTTGCTTGAGACAATAGATGGATTTATTAAGTATGCAGGAAAATGTCGAAAATTTGTGGTCAAGAAAGCCAGAGTTTTGAGCCATAAAAACTTCGTCATCAAGAGAGCCCTATAGGAAGGCATTGTTGACATTGAGTTGCTGGATGGGCCAACCTCGTTGGACAGCAAGGCTTAGAATGAGCCGAATTGAAGTAGGCTTAACCACTCGACTGAATGTCTCATGGAAGTCAATTCCAAGACATTGATTAAACCTTTTCACAACAAAGCGAGCCTTGAACTGACCAACCGACCCATCAGAGTTGCGCTTAATGCGAAAAACCCATTTACAACCAACAACATTTTAGGAGTGGTGAGGAGGGATACGATCACAAGTGTCATTGGTTAATAAAAGAGCAAAAAATTCGGCCGAAATAGCATTTCTCCAGCTAGGGTCTCGAAGGGCAGTGGTAACACATGTAGGCTCGCAGTCCAAAGTGGGACTAGTGGTGTGTGAAGGGAGTACTTAGAATTAGGTTTGGATATGTTATTGCCAGAGCATGGTTTGCTGAAACGATATCGGAACGGCTGGAACGAGGCCTGCCTTGACGAAATTCCAGGGTATGAACGATTGATGCTTTGGGCATTGGAACGGTTGAAATTCTATACCAATCCTTAAGCCCCAACCTGTCGTCCAATTCCCCTCACCATTTCTCCGCAAAGCTCACCTGCACAGTTGTTGCATTTATTTTCTGTAGTGTGCATTTATTTTCTGTAGTGTGCATTGCGCGCTGTCAATAGCATacgactttaaaaaaaattaattgtgcAGCATGTGATTCCCGCAGCAAAAGACAGATTTCTAGGTTgagaaaaatcatttttgttgTAACGACGAAGTCAGAGAAGAATTAAGAATACGTCACATGAAAGTCATAATTAGGACAAATACTAGTCCTATTAGAAGACAAAAAGACGATTTAAATTAGACAAAAATGTTTTGTAACATTCTAAAATGATGAAAACAGAAGTGATtcatatatttactatataatatataaatatataagattGAGATGTTAGAGTCAAGATTGTTGTAACTACGTACCCAACGCACCACTAGAttcaaaaataaacaaaaaaactttttaaaatcaGATTAATTTACAAATGGTTTAGAGCTTTAATTATCATTTATAAGTGTTAATTAATTCCCCTAATAGCTCAGCCAAATGTTGCTTCATTAATTCCATTTCATTTCCCTCATTTAATTTTCATGTCTTTAACTCAACAATTTATTAACCACTTAATTCCCCAATAAAAATAGCAATAAACAAACCAAACATCAATACAACATAAAGTCCAAACAGCCCTTTCATTTAATGCAACAAAATCCCAAAAAAggaaagataaaaaaaacataactaAACCTTAGTGAAATAtataatggcaaaaacttgtgtaagacgatctcacggatcgtacTTTGTGAGACATATTCTTTATTaagatcatccatgaaaaagtattacttattatgctaagagtgttactttttattgtgaatattggtagggttgacacgtttcacaaataaaaattcggtccacaagagacctactcattcaAATATTATACATATGGTTGATAAgttaatgatataatttttgtatggtaaaataaaatttgaaaatactaaaaaaattattataatattaattaaaacgagctaatttgtttattttggaATAAAAAGTAAGAAGGCGGCGGAAGATGCGATGATATACGCTTAAAATGTCATTCCTGGTTTTGCTGCCACCATGACCTCTCATCAAGCCAAACTCCTCAAAGGTATGTAGCCTTTTCTTCACCATTTCTATATtccatctcaattttttttaaaaaaattgattttatcttatattaaatataatcgatcattaatatatattaattttttttagacatGGATGAAACGACTCTTTCGAATCAGTCATTGGGCGTAACAACGTACATTGCGATCGATTATAGCACTTTTTTTAGTAGGCGGATTTATCAAAGAGTGATCAAGAACTCAATCCACTCGATTTTTTGTACCATAAAATCGAAATTGAGAGATATGAAGTCGTAAATATTAGATATTAAATCCCCATTTAATGGATGACTTGTGTATGTGCTAATTTTTGGCATAGCAAGAACAAGTGTTGAATGTGGTGAGAGATAAGAAGTACCATTTGGACCTTGACAAGGGCAAAGGGAGACATGGTGGCACATTCACCCAACCTGAGC includes these proteins:
- the LOC140975853 gene encoding uncharacterized protein; translated protein: MPGIPKYQESYKNSKSTRSLLPLPPAGNSVSAAAATKNDPFLVALMECSKDDHGTDLGHFWKGSSKNFITRTLSDRFGFISMYGSCKRGCAVSESIVYLPRSARSST